The following coding sequences are from one Chelonoidis abingdonii isolate Lonesome George chromosome 4, CheloAbing_2.0, whole genome shotgun sequence window:
- the RASSF7 gene encoding ras association domain-containing protein 7 isoform X2, producing the protein MELKVWVDGIQRVVCGVSDQTTCQEVVIALARAIGQTGRYILIQKLREKERQLLPHECPLESLAKCGQYANDVQFVLQRTGPSLAERPSSDSAPQAPERTFIRASLPIKPRPVSTEVPRSREPKKSMTFNLGPMGSSDRLAKSKLRPHKRDSVDSKDSTSRSHPSKEELFKTVLHQQEQLHSLEVHGDSLETDLRHWEQDRGSSQEDEILYLEHLIRRNEMELGEEEFWQSELHMEQECERERQEKVRSLRATMEEYTQKIHELTTKTEVLETEIQLEITERARWAKEAPADLEDMAAKMKRDLEAKAKQSAQLESSLASVGKALEEAERNLQAFSIPAQTLLLDQAPSSSSAIHGTFRTHWCPA; encoded by the exons GCCAGACAGGAAGGTACATACTCATCCAGAAGCTGCGGGAGAAGGAGAGGCAGCTCCTACCGCACGAATGCCCTCTGGAGTCACTGGCCAAGTGTGGACAGTATGCCAACGACGTGCAGTTCGTATTGCAGCGGACGGGCCCCAGCCTGGCCGAGCGCCCTTCCTCTGATAGTGCCCCCCAGGCTCCCGAGAGGACATTCATCCGGGCCAGCCTTCCCATCAAACCTAGACCTGTCAGCACAGAGGTGCCCAGGTCCCGAGAGCCTAAAAAGTCTATGACCTTTAACTTGGGCCCTATGGGCTCCAGCGATCGGCTCGCCAAGAGCAAGCTGAGACCACACAAGAGGGACAGTGTAGACTCAAAGGACAGCACCAGTCGCAGCCATCCATCCAAGGAGGAGCTGTTTAAGACTGTACTGcaccagcaggagcagctgcacTCCCTGGAGGTGCACGGGGATTCCCTGGAAACGGAcctcaggcactgggagcaggacaggggctccagccaggaagaCGAGATCCTTTATCTGGAGCACCTGATCAGGCGGAACGAGATGGAGCTGGGCGAAGAGGAGTTCTGGCAGAGCGAGCTCCACATGGAGCAGGAGTGTGAGAGGGAGCGGCAGGAGAAGGTGAGGAGCCTGCGGGCCACCATGGAGGAGTACACTCAGAAAATCCACGAGCTGACCACCAAGACGGAGGTCCTGGAGACGGAGATCCAGTTAGAGATCACAGAGAGGGCCAGGTGGGCAAAGGAGGCTCCTGCGGATCTGGAGGACATGGCTGCCAAAATGAAAAGGGATCTGGAAGCCAAGGCCAAGCAGAGCGCCCAGCTGGAGAGCAGCCTGGCGAGCGTGGGGAAGGCCTTGGAAGAAGCTGAAAGGAATTTGCAG GCCTTCTCCATCCCAGCACAGACTCTCCTCCTCGACCAAGCGCCAAGCAGTTCCTCGGCCATCCACGGAACCTTCAGAACCCACTGGTGTCCAGCCTGA
- the RASSF7 gene encoding ras association domain-containing protein 7 isoform X1, translating into MELKVWVDGIQRVVCGVSDQTTCQEVVIALARAIGQTGRYILIQKLREKERQLLPHECPLESLAKCGQYANDVQFVLQRTGPSLAERPSSDSAPQAPERTFIRASLPIKPRPVSTEVPRSREPKKSMTFNLGPMGSSDRLAKSKLRPHKRDSVDSKDSTSRSHPSKEELFKTVLHQQEQLHSLEVHGDSLETDLRHWEQDRGSSQEDEILYLEHLIRRNEMELGEEEFWQSELHMEQECERERQEKVRSLRATMEEYTQKIHELTTKTEVLETEIQLEITERARWAKEAPADLEDMAAKMKRDLEAKAKQSAQLESSLASVGKALEEAERNLQAQNQELEELNKELRQCNLQQFIQQTGATVTVLQSRPEDEPQLDQTNHELPACQRNGGLLHPSTDSPPRPSAKQFLGHPRNLQNPLVSSLNPEVVSTRQSIWR; encoded by the exons GCCAGACAGGAAGGTACATACTCATCCAGAAGCTGCGGGAGAAGGAGAGGCAGCTCCTACCGCACGAATGCCCTCTGGAGTCACTGGCCAAGTGTGGACAGTATGCCAACGACGTGCAGTTCGTATTGCAGCGGACGGGCCCCAGCCTGGCCGAGCGCCCTTCCTCTGATAGTGCCCCCCAGGCTCCCGAGAGGACATTCATCCGGGCCAGCCTTCCCATCAAACCTAGACCTGTCAGCACAGAGGTGCCCAGGTCCCGAGAGCCTAAAAAGTCTATGACCTTTAACTTGGGCCCTATGGGCTCCAGCGATCGGCTCGCCAAGAGCAAGCTGAGACCACACAAGAGGGACAGTGTAGACTCAAAGGACAGCACCAGTCGCAGCCATCCATCCAAGGAGGAGCTGTTTAAGACTGTACTGcaccagcaggagcagctgcacTCCCTGGAGGTGCACGGGGATTCCCTGGAAACGGAcctcaggcactgggagcaggacaggggctccagccaggaagaCGAGATCCTTTATCTGGAGCACCTGATCAGGCGGAACGAGATGGAGCTGGGCGAAGAGGAGTTCTGGCAGAGCGAGCTCCACATGGAGCAGGAGTGTGAGAGGGAGCGGCAGGAGAAGGTGAGGAGCCTGCGGGCCACCATGGAGGAGTACACTCAGAAAATCCACGAGCTGACCACCAAGACGGAGGTCCTGGAGACGGAGATCCAGTTAGAGATCACAGAGAGGGCCAGGTGGGCAAAGGAGGCTCCTGCGGATCTGGAGGACATGGCTGCCAAAATGAAAAGGGATCTGGAAGCCAAGGCCAAGCAGAGCGCCCAGCTGGAGAGCAGCCTGGCGAGCGTGGGGAAGGCCTTGGAAGAAGCTGAAAGGAATTTGCAG GCCCAGAATCAAGAGCTGGAGGAGTTAAATAAGGAGCTGAGGCAATGTAATTTGCAGCAGTTTATTCAGCAGACGGGAGCCACAGTGACTGTTTTGCAGTCCAGACCTGAGGATGAACCCCAGCTGGATCAAACTAACCACGAACTGCCAGCCTGCCAGAGAAACGGAG GCCTTCTCCATCCCAGCACAGACTCTCCTCCTCGACCAAGCGCCAAGCAGTTCCTCGGCCATCCACGGAACCTTCAGAACCCACTGGTGTCCAGCCTGAACCCCGAGG TCGTATCAACAAGGCAGAGCATCTGGAGGTAG